Proteins from a genomic interval of Thermosinus carboxydivorans Nor1:
- a CDS encoding IS110 family transposase: MIEAMIKGTDDTKQLAQMAKGALRNKLADLEKALKGSLGYHQKMMLSMQLKHIETLDESIKELDKEIADRMRPFEEALELLDTIPGVNRRNAEEIIAEIGVDMSRFPSAEHLSSWSGMAPGHNESADKRKSGKTRKGNQHLRTTLVQSARSAARQKDTYLASQYRRICSRRGSNRAAVAVGHSILIIAYHILKKKQPYIELGANYFEQRSKDAAIKRALQLLQNAGIEINLENIVA; encoded by the coding sequence ATGATAGAAGCTATGATAAAAGGAACCGATGATACCAAGCAGTTAGCGCAAATGGCAAAAGGAGCTTTGCGTAATAAACTTGCCGATTTAGAAAAGGCGTTAAAGGGCTCTCTTGGTTACCATCAAAAAATGATGCTATCCATGCAACTAAAACATATTGAAACGCTAGATGAAAGTATTAAAGAATTGGATAAAGAAATAGCAGACCGTATGCGCCCTTTTGAAGAAGCCTTGGAGCTATTAGACACCATACCCGGTGTTAATCGGCGCAATGCAGAAGAAATCATTGCTGAGATTGGAGTAGATATGAGTCGCTTCCCATCCGCGGAGCATCTTTCATCTTGGTCAGGAATGGCTCCAGGGCATAACGAAAGCGCTGATAAGCGAAAATCAGGAAAAACCCGTAAAGGAAACCAACATCTGCGAACAACACTTGTACAATCAGCTCGCTCTGCCGCCCGCCAAAAAGATACTTATCTTGCGTCTCAATACCGTAGAATCTGTTCCCGTCGTGGTTCTAACCGTGCTGCAGTAGCTGTAGGACATAGCATTTTAATAATTGCCTATCATATTCTCAAGAAAAAACAGCCGTACATTGAATTAGGTGCCAACTACTTTGAACAGCGAAGTAAAGATGCTGCAATAAAAAGAGCACTTCAACTTTTACAAAACGCAGGAATTGAAATAAACCTTGAAAATATAGTTGCTTAA
- a CDS encoding sugar phosphate isomerase/epimerase family protein: MRLVISAVTFDQYLRSGMCQMELVPLAEKYGCVGVEFRPYWQELWEEVEEIRELLAEYNLTCTYACQEALQAESPAAVRQSHDAMRQSIEVAHALGATVLRINVASGDFVAEYVGEKWWQEAVAALLAAAAEKQIVLAVENAPNPASGDARLIYDMVAPFASPWLKVTFDTGNWLAAGQDPAQAFAMLRGHIGYVHLKDMAPRPDGYAHCHPGSGVVDVRGLAASISKDGYQGLYALEFPGGSSPASAIRASMLYLKQ; this comes from the coding sequence ATGCGGCTGGTAATCAGTGCGGTAACTTTTGATCAATATTTGCGCTCCGGCATGTGTCAAATGGAGCTTGTCCCGCTGGCGGAAAAGTACGGCTGTGTGGGGGTGGAGTTTCGCCCCTACTGGCAGGAGCTGTGGGAGGAAGTAGAGGAAATCAGGGAACTCCTGGCTGAATACAACCTTACCTGTACCTATGCCTGCCAGGAGGCGCTGCAGGCGGAATCGCCGGCGGCGGTACGGCAGTCGCATGATGCGATGCGGCAGAGCATCGAAGTAGCCCACGCCTTGGGGGCCACTGTGCTCAGGATCAATGTGGCGAGCGGCGATTTTGTGGCCGAGTACGTAGGGGAAAAGTGGTGGCAAGAAGCCGTAGCCGCGCTCCTTGCGGCAGCGGCAGAAAAACAGATCGTTTTGGCGGTGGAGAACGCGCCCAATCCGGCGAGCGGCGACGCCCGGCTCATCTATGACATGGTGGCACCTTTTGCCTCGCCGTGGCTGAAGGTCACTTTCGATACCGGCAACTGGTTGGCCGCGGGCCAGGATCCTGCTCAGGCCTTTGCCATGCTGCGCGGCCATATCGGGTATGTGCATTTGAAAGATATGGCGCCGCGGCCTGACGGCTATGCCCACTGCCACCCGGGCAGCGGCGTCGTCGATGTGCGGGGCCTGGCAGCGAGTATCAGTAAGGACGGTTATCAGGGCCTGTACGCGCTGGAATTTCCCGGGGGGAGCAGCCCGGCTTCCGCGATCCGCGCCAGTATGTTATACTTAAAACAATAG
- a CDS encoding AbrB/MazE/SpoVT family DNA-binding domain-containing protein: MLQAKVGKKGQIIIPHELRKKYGIKCSDTVIFTDDQRGNIILAVKPSDPVKAMRGSLKGLWPEDAQEYIRKLRQEDVE, encoded by the coding sequence ATGCTGCAAGCGAAGGTAGGAAAGAAGGGGCAGATTATCATACCGCATGAACTGCGGAAAAAATATGGCATTAAGTGCAGTGACACCGTCATTTTCACCGATGACCAGCGGGGGAACATTATTTTAGCCGTCAAGCCATCCGATCCGGTAAAAGCCATGCGTGGCAGCCTGAAGGGGCTGTGGCCCGAGGATGCGCAGGAATATATTCGCAAGCTGCGGCAAGAGGATGTGGAGTAA
- a CDS encoding type II toxin-antitoxin system VapC family toxin: protein MQLWSYISTRYRHISLDTACFIYVFEDHPFYAGLVQELLQAINAGKIACTSSVLVFLECLVLPYKLENYSAVATCQRFLRLLKINYQDVNEQITMEAARLRGVYHVKPMDALHLATALYCGSEAFITNDKELKRVDKEIPIIIIDDYKLG from the coding sequence ATGCAGCTATGGTCATATATATCTACGCGTTATCGCCACATTTCCCTTGATACCGCGTGTTTTATCTATGTATTTGAGGATCACCCGTTTTATGCCGGACTGGTGCAGGAGCTGCTGCAAGCGATCAATGCGGGCAAAATCGCTTGCACTAGCTCCGTTTTGGTTTTTCTGGAATGTCTGGTGCTGCCGTATAAATTGGAAAACTATTCGGCTGTCGCTACTTGTCAGCGTTTTTTGCGTTTGCTAAAAATCAATTATCAGGACGTTAATGAACAAATTACCATGGAGGCCGCTCGCCTGCGAGGTGTGTACCATGTCAAACCTATGGACGCTCTACATCTGGCGACTGCTCTCTACTGTGGATCCGAAGCTTTTATTACCAATGACAAGGAATTAAAGCGTGTTGACAAGGAAATTCCGATAATAATAATTGACGATTATAAATTGGGCTAA